A single window of Dermochelys coriacea isolate rDerCor1 chromosome 2, rDerCor1.pri.v4, whole genome shotgun sequence DNA harbors:
- the LOC119850434 gene encoding C-C chemokine receptor type 5-like, with product MDDGTEMTTYDYYTGSEPCQKTEVKKFASLFLPPLYSLVLIFGLVGNVLVVLILIKYKKLRSMTDIYLLNLAISDLLFILSLPFWAYYAARGWDFGNAMCKILSGVYYAGFYSGIFFIILLTVDRYLAIVHAVFALKARTVTYGILTSVVIWGVAILASLPGFIFHEAKRESYHFTCSPHYPLGQESKWKQFQTLKMNILGLVIPLVIMIFCYAEIIKTLLRCRNEKKHKAVRLIFIIMIVYFLFWTPFNIVVLMYTFQDLFFLNNCDSSSQLELAIQVTEAVAMIHCCINPVIYAFAGEKFRKYLYTFFRNHIGIHLYKYCPVLYAEASDRVSSTYTPSTGEQEFSAAL from the coding sequence ATGGATGACGGAACTGAAATGACAACCTATGATTATTATACTGGCTCAGAACCATGCCAAAAAACTGAAGTCAAAAAATTTGCATCCCTGTTTCTGCCACCGCTTTATTCTTTGGTGCTGATATTTGGCCTGGTGGGCAATGTGCTAGTTGTGCTGATCCTGATAAAATACAAGAAGCTGAGAAGCATGACTGACATCTATCTACTGAATCTGGCAATTTCTGATTTGCTTTTTATTCTTTCCCTGCCATTTTGGGCTTACTATGCAGCACGTGGGTGGGATTTTGGAAATGCAATGTGTAAAATTCTTTCAGGGGTCTATTATGCTGGCTTCTACAGTGGAATTTTTTTCATAATACTTTTGACAGTAGATAGATATCTGGCCATTGTCCATGCAGTGTTTGCTTTAAAGGCTAGGACAGTTACCTATGGCATTCTCACAAGTGTTGTCATTTGGGGTGTTGCAATATTAGCCTCTCTTCCAGGGTTTATATTTCATGAAGCTAAAAGGGAGTCATATCATTTTACATGTAGCCCTCATTATCCATTGGGACAGGAAAGTAAATGGAAGCAATTCCAGACTTTAAAGATGAACATCCTGGGACTTGTCATTCCACTGGTCATTATGATTTTCTGCTATGCAGAGATTATAAAGACATTACTGAGATGTAGGAATGAGAAAAAACATAAGGCAGTCAGGCTTATTTTTATCATAATGattgtttattttctcttctgGACACCATTCAACATCGTTGTTCTCATGTACACTTTTCaagatttatttttcctaaataaCTGTGACAGCAGCAGTCAGCTGGAGCTAGCAATCCAAGTGACAGAAGCAGTTGCAATGATCCACTGTTGTATCAACCCTGTGATCTATGCTTTCGCTGGTGAAAAGTTTAGGAAATATCTTTATACCTTTTTCCGAAACCACATTGGAATCCATTTGTATAAATATTGCCCAGTTCTCTATGCAGAGGCATCTGACCGAGTTAGTTCCACATACACCCCATCTACGGGGGAGCAGGAATTCTCAGCTGCATTGTGA